The following proteins are encoded in a genomic region of Parabacteroides pacaensis:
- a CDS encoding efflux transporter outer membrane subunit gives MKLRVWSGMVLLCSLLSAVGNSQTTEKYLDRRMPASWHTDSIFQQTLPIDDRWWEVFKDPLLDSLIAVAIRQNYDLGMAIDRIDMARSNLDIQRGAYSPTFGVTGGWTQQQSSGHTSSLPQEKNHYASAALSMSWEVDVFGSIRNRVKAQRELFAASEEEYNATMVSLSAQVASTYIQLREIQQELIVAQINMASQAQVLHITEVRYNTGLVSKLDVAQARSVYYNTKASIPVLEAGIIQYINALAVLLGLYPSDVQTILEKPVALPDYIELISVGMPSNLLRRRPDIRAAERQVNAQAAQVGASRSDWWPKFYLKGSVGFASKKADDFFNHNSLTYEIAPTVSINLFQGAQLINATKLARSQLDETIKQFNLTVLTAVQEVDNAMSSYRNSIKQIVAMREVVNQGKETLQLSLELYKQGLTPFQNVLDAQRSLLSYENALVQARGNSLLYLIQLYQALGGGWDYNEQVYN, from the coding sequence ATGAAGTTACGTGTATGGAGCGGTATGGTACTGCTCTGTTCTCTTCTTTCGGCTGTGGGAAACAGCCAGACAACTGAAAAATATTTAGATCGGCGCATGCCTGCCTCATGGCATACGGACAGTATCTTCCAACAGACACTGCCTATTGACGACCGGTGGTGGGAAGTTTTCAAAGACCCTCTGCTCGATTCGCTCATAGCGGTTGCCATCCGTCAAAACTATGACTTGGGCATGGCAATCGACCGGATCGATATGGCGCGTTCCAACCTCGATATACAACGGGGAGCTTATTCGCCCACCTTCGGCGTAACGGGGGGATGGACCCAACAACAATCCAGCGGACATACCAGCTCTCTCCCGCAAGAAAAAAACCATTATGCCAGTGCTGCTCTTTCCATGAGTTGGGAGGTAGATGTATTCGGCAGCATCCGGAACAGGGTCAAAGCACAAAGAGAATTATTCGCAGCCTCGGAAGAAGAATATAATGCTACCATGGTTTCCCTTTCCGCACAAGTGGCTTCCACCTATATCCAGCTACGCGAAATACAACAAGAATTAATTGTAGCACAAATCAATATGGCCTCACAAGCCCAGGTACTGCATATTACCGAAGTGAGGTACAATACCGGGCTGGTATCCAAGCTCGACGTTGCCCAAGCACGTTCCGTATACTACAATACCAAAGCCAGCATTCCGGTGCTCGAAGCCGGAATTATCCAATATATCAATGCGCTGGCTGTATTATTAGGGCTTTATCCTTCGGATGTGCAAACGATATTGGAAAAACCTGTGGCGTTACCCGATTACATTGAATTGATAAGTGTAGGTATGCCTTCCAATTTGCTCAGGCGACGTCCCGATATTCGTGCCGCCGAACGGCAAGTCAATGCGCAAGCAGCGCAGGTAGGAGCCTCCCGCTCAGATTGGTGGCCCAAGTTCTATTTAAAAGGATCGGTCGGATTCGCCTCGAAAAAGGCGGATGATTTTTTTAACCATAACAGTTTGACCTACGAAATTGCTCCTACCGTCTCTATCAATCTTTTCCAGGGAGCCCAGCTGATCAATGCAACCAAGTTGGCCCGGTCGCAATTGGACGAGACGATCAAGCAATTCAACCTTACCGTATTAACGGCTGTCCAGGAAGTAGACAACGCTATGAGCTCGTATCGCAACTCCATTAAACAAATCGTTGCCATGCGTGAAGTGGTGAATCAGGGAAAAGAAACGTTGCAACTGTCTTTGGAATTATATAAACAAGGCCTCACTCCTTTCCAGAATGTACTGGATGCACAACGTTCGTTACTTTCGTATGAAAATGCACTGGTGCAGGCACGGGGAAATTCCCTCCTTTACCTCATCCAGTTATATCAGGCCTTAGGAGGGGGCTGGGATTATAATGAACAAGTATACAATTAA
- a CDS encoding efflux RND transporter periplasmic adaptor subunit, giving the protein MLSVSCNRQKTEERPAAAQAPDISVASPIVRDITLTKEYPGYLTSEQTVNLVARVSGTLQSMSFQPGSRVKKGQLLFVIEPTIYQDNVVKAQAALETAEAQLAYSRNSYERMKEAAKSDAVSKIQVLQAQSSVAEGEAAVDNARADLSTAKTNLAYCYIHAPFTGVIDRNQYDVGNYINGSVQPVTLATLYKNEMMYVYFNIEDNQYMRMMLLAPHPETNEKIPHEVEVKPGTDMGTHYTGKLDYLSPDIDLSTGTLNIRAEVPNTNGTLKSGLYVTITLPYGEQKDAILVSDASIGTDQLGKYLYIVNDSNIVRYRHITTGQMIGDSLRQVVKGLSPTDRYVTTALLKVRDGMKINPVK; this is encoded by the coding sequence ATGCTTTCCGTTTCCTGCAATCGGCAGAAAACAGAAGAACGGCCGGCTGCGGCACAGGCTCCCGACATCAGCGTGGCGTCGCCCATCGTGCGGGACATTACCCTGACCAAGGAATATCCCGGCTATCTTACTTCCGAACAGACCGTCAACCTGGTAGCCCGGGTCAGCGGTACGCTCCAATCCATGTCTTTCCAGCCCGGCAGCCGGGTGAAGAAAGGTCAGTTGCTTTTTGTCATCGAACCGACTATCTATCAAGACAACGTAGTGAAGGCACAGGCTGCCTTAGAGACTGCCGAGGCCCAGCTTGCCTACTCGCGCAACAGCTACGAACGGATGAAGGAAGCTGCCAAAAGCGATGCGGTAAGTAAGATACAGGTATTGCAAGCCCAATCGAGCGTAGCCGAGGGGGAAGCGGCGGTAGATAATGCCCGCGCCGACCTGAGCACGGCCAAGACCAACTTAGCGTATTGCTACATCCATGCTCCGTTTACCGGTGTGATAGACCGTAACCAATACGATGTGGGTAACTACATCAACGGAAGTGTCCAGCCCGTCACCCTTGCCACACTTTATAAGAACGAGATGATGTATGTCTACTTCAATATAGAAGACAACCAGTATATGCGCATGATGTTGCTCGCCCCCCACCCGGAAACGAACGAAAAGATTCCGCACGAGGTGGAAGTAAAGCCGGGTACGGATATGGGTACGCATTACACAGGCAAATTAGATTATCTTTCACCCGACATAGACCTTTCTACCGGAACGCTGAACATCCGTGCCGAAGTGCCCAATACAAACGGGACATTGAAAAGCGGCCTGTATGTAACCATTACTCTTCCCTATGGCGAGCAGAAAGATGCCATCCTGGTATCTGATGCATCCATCGGGACCGACCAGTTGGGCAAGTATCTTTACATAGTGAACGACTCGAACATAGTACGTTATCGGCACATCACCACCGGACAGATGATAGGCGACTCGCTCCGCCAGGTAGTAAAAGGCCTCTCTCCTACCGACCGGTATGTAACTACCGCTTTGCTGAAAGTGAGAGACGGAATGAAGATAAACCCAGTTAAATAA
- a CDS encoding efflux RND transporter permease subunit, producing the protein MISTFFINRPIFATVTALIMVVAGLLALDYLPIAQYPEITPPTVQVSAVYPGASAQTVAQTVGIPIEQQVNGVDGMLYMSSTSSSSGMYSLTITFEVGTDIDMATIMVQNRVTIAQSSLPEPVIVQGITTRKQSTNIVMMLTLNSDNPVYNGLYLSNYASINLVDELTRLPGVGQVSVMGAGNYSMRVWLKPQEMRIRNVTPEMVYAAIQAQNMEVSAGYVGQPISNGYDPYQYTLTVQGRLATPEEFGEIVIRAEEGGRLLRLRDIARIEQGSASYNVTSKLNGKETAAIAIYQLPGSNSLNVSKVVREKMEQLSSTLPEGVHYEVTLDTTDVVNASIHEVLITFLITTLLVVLVIYLFLQNFRAVIIPCLTIPVSLIGTLAVMEFLGFSINTLTLFGLILAIAIVVDDAIVVVENSSRLLSTGKYSTKDAVIEAMREITGPVIGVVLVLLAVFIPTTFISGISGQLYKQFALTIAASTVLSGFNSLTLTPALCALFLEKEPEPRFFLFRWFNKGFDKTTNFYKRTANTLLNHPAPTLIGYALLTVLTLWWFMKWPTSFIPTEDEGYFLVSIQLPAASSLGRTEAVGEQITDILKQYPEVKSFIGVSGFSIMGGGEQSNNGTFFVILKNWSERKGKEHTATAIVNRFNEQASAIQAAQIFAIVPPAIPGLGAFGGLQMELEDRRNLGPTELQNAVQDLMRTYRSRPEILQLTSMYQANVPQYFLNIDRDKVQVMGLQLNDVFQTLSLFMGASYVNDYVQYGRIYQVKIEASDQAQKVIGDVLKLGVLNSAGKMVPFAAFTTIEQQLGLDQISRYNMYSSAAISAVVNPKYSSGQGIKAMEGLVQEELGNDFGYDWTSVAYQENQSSSTTTLIFGMALIVVILVLAAQYESWTSPIAVIMGLPIAILGTMIGCFIMGIPISIYTQIGIVLLIALSAKNGILVVEFARDYRAQGNSIHDSALEGGTVRLRPILMTSFAFVFGVLPLLFATGAGAESRISLGTAVVFGMAMNAIFATLFVPNFYAFMQTIQEKYINKISPKHKDATGAATATEENLPAVRENDLPAVKENELPAVE; encoded by the coding sequence ATGATATCCACATTCTTTATAAACCGCCCCATATTCGCTACCGTCACGGCATTAATCATGGTGGTAGCGGGTTTGTTGGCGCTCGATTATCTACCTATTGCCCAATATCCGGAGATTACCCCACCTACCGTGCAGGTTTCGGCTGTTTATCCAGGAGCCAGTGCACAGACTGTGGCACAAACGGTAGGTATCCCCATCGAACAACAAGTAAACGGGGTAGACGGCATGTTGTATATGAGTTCGACCTCTTCCAGTTCGGGCATGTATTCCCTTACTATCACCTTTGAGGTGGGGACGGACATCGACATGGCTACCATCATGGTACAAAACCGGGTAACCATTGCCCAGAGCAGTCTGCCCGAGCCGGTAATCGTACAGGGAATCACCACCCGCAAGCAATCGACCAACATCGTTATGATGCTTACGCTCAACTCCGATAATCCGGTCTATAACGGGTTATATCTTTCCAACTATGCCTCGATTAACCTAGTAGACGAGTTGACCCGTCTTCCCGGCGTAGGACAGGTAAGTGTGATGGGAGCAGGCAATTACAGCATGCGTGTATGGCTGAAGCCACAGGAAATGCGTATCCGTAACGTTACTCCGGAGATGGTCTATGCCGCTATTCAAGCACAAAACATGGAAGTATCAGCCGGTTACGTAGGTCAGCCTATCAGCAACGGATATGATCCGTATCAATATACGCTTACCGTGCAGGGACGATTGGCAACACCCGAAGAGTTCGGCGAAATTGTTATCCGGGCAGAAGAGGGGGGCCGGTTGCTACGTCTTCGCGACATTGCTCGCATAGAACAAGGAAGTGCTTCTTACAACGTAACGTCTAAGCTAAACGGGAAGGAAACGGCTGCCATTGCTATTTACCAACTCCCCGGTTCCAACTCGCTCAACGTCTCGAAGGTAGTGCGGGAAAAGATGGAACAACTCTCGTCCACGCTACCTGAAGGAGTACATTATGAAGTGACGCTCGACACAACCGACGTGGTGAACGCTTCCATCCACGAAGTGTTGATAACGTTCCTTATCACTACCTTGCTGGTAGTATTGGTGATCTACCTATTCCTCCAGAACTTCCGGGCAGTGATTATTCCTTGCCTCACGATTCCTGTCTCACTGATAGGTACACTGGCAGTAATGGAATTCTTGGGATTTTCTATTAATACCTTGACTTTGTTCGGGTTAATCCTTGCCATTGCCATTGTGGTAGACGACGCGATTGTGGTGGTGGAAAACTCGTCGCGTCTGCTTTCTACCGGAAAATACAGTACGAAAGATGCCGTTATCGAAGCTATGCGTGAAATAACAGGTCCGGTTATCGGTGTAGTGCTGGTATTGCTAGCTGTGTTTATTCCTACTACCTTCATCAGTGGTATTTCAGGACAGCTTTATAAACAATTCGCCCTCACCATTGCCGCTTCTACGGTGTTAAGCGGTTTCAACTCACTGACGCTCACACCTGCTTTGTGCGCTCTGTTCCTGGAAAAAGAACCGGAGCCGCGCTTTTTCCTTTTCCGCTGGTTCAATAAGGGATTCGATAAGACGACTAATTTCTATAAGCGTACCGCCAATACATTGTTGAACCACCCCGCTCCCACGTTGATAGGCTATGCACTGCTTACCGTCCTCACGTTGTGGTGGTTTATGAAGTGGCCTACTTCTTTTATTCCTACCGAAGACGAAGGATATTTCCTTGTTTCCATCCAGTTGCCCGCAGCTTCGAGCCTAGGACGTACCGAAGCGGTAGGTGAACAAATTACCGACATACTGAAACAATATCCCGAAGTGAAGTCCTTCATCGGCGTGAGCGGTTTCTCCATTATGGGTGGAGGCGAGCAGTCGAACAACGGTACGTTCTTCGTTATTCTCAAGAATTGGAGCGAGCGGAAAGGCAAGGAGCATACCGCTACTGCTATTGTCAACCGCTTCAATGAACAGGCTTCCGCTATACAGGCAGCCCAGATATTTGCCATCGTGCCCCCTGCCATCCCGGGATTGGGTGCTTTCGGTGGCTTGCAAATGGAGCTGGAAGACCGGCGCAACCTGGGACCGACCGAATTGCAAAATGCCGTTCAAGACTTGATGCGTACTTACCGCAGTCGACCCGAAATACTGCAACTTACCAGCATGTACCAAGCAAACGTGCCGCAATATTTCCTGAATATAGATCGCGACAAAGTGCAGGTAATGGGGCTGCAACTGAACGATGTCTTCCAGACGTTAAGCCTCTTTATGGGTGCTTCGTATGTAAATGACTACGTGCAGTACGGCCGTATCTACCAAGTAAAGATAGAAGCCTCGGATCAGGCACAGAAGGTAATAGGGGATGTGTTGAAACTGGGTGTGTTGAACAGTGCCGGCAAGATGGTTCCTTTTGCCGCTTTCACTACCATAGAGCAACAACTAGGGCTGGACCAAATAAGCCGCTACAACATGTATTCTTCAGCCGCTATTTCGGCAGTGGTTAATCCTAAATATAGTTCCGGACAAGGCATCAAGGCGATGGAAGGACTGGTACAGGAGGAATTGGGGAACGATTTCGGCTATGACTGGACTTCCGTGGCTTATCAGGAAAATCAATCGAGCTCGACCACTACTCTCATTTTCGGTATGGCCCTGATCGTGGTTATCCTCGTGCTGGCAGCCCAGTACGAAAGCTGGACCAGCCCGATTGCCGTTATCATGGGCTTGCCTATCGCCATTCTGGGAACCATGATAGGATGCTTCATCATGGGCATACCCATCAGTATATATACCCAAATCGGTATTGTGCTGCTCATTGCCCTCTCGGCGAAGAACGGCATCCTGGTGGTAGAATTTGCGCGCGATTACCGGGCACAGGGCAATTCCATCCACGACTCCGCGCTGGAAGGAGGTACAGTGCGTTTGCGACCTATCCTGATGACATCGTTTGCCTTTGTCTTCGGCGTATTGCCCTTGCTGTTCGCCACAGGAGCAGGAGCCGAAAGCCGTATCTCCCTGGGAACAGCCGTAGTATTCGGTATGGCCATGAACGCCATCTTCGCCACCTTGTTCGTCCCGAACTTCTACGCCTTCATGCAAACCATCCAGGAGAAATACATCAACAAGATAAGCCCCAAGCACAAAGATGCAACCGGTGCCGCTACTGCTACGGAAGAAAACCTTCCGGCTGTCCGGGAGAATGACTTACCGGCAGTAAAGGAGAATGAGCTGCCAGCGGTGGAGTAA